From Haloarcula sp. CBA1127, a single genomic window includes:
- a CDS encoding NAD-binding protein has product MDRPRNWLGARATIVLPVLVAVLSFITGVVNISAVSIGGPLGDLIPRSIQRTAGFTGALTGFTLLVSVVGLRRRLRIAWYATVVLLPVAAIQGLVQNSEVPLPFIGPVPSSAVSIPLVVLSLISLPAMLLNRRRFDRPIDLSTAQLAAGAALLGSLMYGTAGSYALRDDFTNLSTATDAFYYTLVTASTVGYGDVTPQSQQAKLFGMSVVVLGTASFAIALGSLLGPAIEKRLSEALGNMTDAQLDLLENHVLVLGHGDLTEPIIEELTGAIDFVVITPDTETATRLQQQDIAVLTADPSDEEPMQRAGIEEAAAVVAATNDDAQDALAILTAQTLNPEVNIVAGATDRENIEKLRRAGADTVISPAVLGGHLIVQSALGRKGMENIADHLLDVNDEDDTEI; this is encoded by the coding sequence ATGGACAGGCCGCGGAACTGGTTGGGGGCACGCGCGACCATCGTCTTGCCGGTGCTGGTGGCAGTGCTTTCGTTCATCACTGGTGTAGTCAACATCAGTGCCGTGTCGATTGGCGGGCCGCTCGGGGACCTCATTCCGCGAAGCATCCAGCGCACCGCCGGATTTACCGGTGCACTCACCGGATTCACGCTACTCGTCAGCGTGGTCGGACTCCGCCGCCGCCTGCGAATCGCGTGGTACGCGACCGTCGTCTTGCTCCCCGTGGCGGCGATACAGGGGCTCGTACAGAACTCGGAGGTGCCGCTCCCGTTTATCGGCCCCGTACCGAGTTCGGCGGTGTCGATTCCGCTCGTGGTACTCTCGCTGATTTCGCTCCCGGCAATGTTGCTGAACCGGCGGCGGTTCGACCGACCAATCGATCTCTCGACAGCGCAACTGGCCGCGGGCGCGGCACTCCTCGGGTCGCTCATGTACGGGACGGCAGGGTCGTACGCGCTCCGCGATGACTTCACCAACCTTTCGACGGCGACCGATGCGTTCTACTACACGCTGGTCACGGCCAGTACCGTCGGGTACGGTGACGTGACCCCACAGAGCCAGCAGGCGAAACTGTTCGGGATGTCGGTGGTCGTCCTCGGAACGGCCAGTTTCGCCATCGCGCTGGGGTCGCTGCTGGGCCCGGCAATCGAGAAGCGGCTTTCGGAGGCACTCGGAAACATGACTGACGCACAACTGGACTTGCTCGAGAACCACGTACTGGTACTCGGCCACGGCGACCTGACGGAACCGATTATCGAAGAACTGACCGGCGCAATCGATTTCGTGGTCATCACGCCGGACACGGAGACGGCCACGCGGCTCCAGCAACAGGATATCGCCGTCCTGACCGCGGACCCGAGCGACGAAGAGCCGATGCAACGGGCCGGTATCGAGGAGGCCGCAGCGGTCGTCGCAGCGACGAACGACGACGCACAGGATGCGCTGGCGATACTGACGGCACAGACGCTCAACCCGGAGGTCAACATCGTCGCCGGGGCAACCGACCGCGAGAACATCGAGAAGCTCCGCCGGGCGGGCGCGGACACAGTCATCAGCCCGGCGGTGCTGGGTGGCCACCTCATCGTTCAGTCGGCACTGGGTCGCAAGGGGATGGAGAACATCGCCGACCACCTGCTCGACGTGAACGACGAGGACGACACAGAGATCTAG
- a CDS encoding HPP family protein — translation MLDQFRKRLHAAARRLRRVERRELQDFRRWAEVTENLVHLSMLVFVPLAIVLVTTLANAVPQLSFLLFPPLAAGSYTLFVDPTSKYSDPKRFVAGLTIGAVCGLGALAVSNSYLTAAGGQFGVNALGAGLAVFATGVVTWPLDIEEPSSYSTALLALLVEPNQRATFVASIFLASTLVAILFVIWREQFYEQRATYLYESMSGDDRVLVPMRGNSAGQTAMLGARLAAAHEAGKVVLLDMVADSDAATTQQSLMRDTIQLDIRSENGAESPPARTRLVGDGGDPATAGASPDKTDLEAEVDWLETHADRIETRTGVSCQVVVASDDGSPAKTTLQTAAETNCDLIVAPYESQHGALTPYLQRLFRSKSDIVVHRSRSDRTRWKQVIVPVRSVSDVAHNMVDFATRLAGRSGRVAVATCIGSRGDRRRAEEMLADLVEPYEGAFETRVPRTDIQTFLSDIAPQYDLVMIGASRDRSKASRFISPPTFERLEDVETDVAIVDRGRA, via the coding sequence ATGCTCGACCAGTTCCGGAAGCGACTCCACGCGGCGGCCAGACGACTCCGGCGGGTCGAGCGCCGCGAACTTCAGGACTTCAGACGCTGGGCAGAGGTGACTGAAAACCTCGTCCACCTCTCGATGCTGGTGTTCGTCCCGCTGGCTATCGTGCTGGTGACGACGCTGGCGAACGCCGTCCCACAACTGAGCTTCCTGCTGTTTCCGCCACTCGCGGCGGGGTCGTACACGCTGTTCGTCGACCCGACGAGCAAGTACTCCGACCCGAAGCGGTTCGTCGCGGGACTCACTATCGGCGCGGTCTGTGGGCTGGGGGCGCTCGCTGTCTCGAACAGCTATCTCACAGCCGCGGGCGGCCAGTTCGGCGTCAACGCGCTCGGTGCTGGTCTCGCCGTCTTCGCGACCGGTGTCGTCACCTGGCCGCTTGACATCGAGGAGCCGTCGTCGTATTCCACCGCCCTGCTGGCGCTGCTGGTCGAACCGAACCAGCGGGCGACGTTCGTTGCCAGCATCTTCCTTGCCAGTACACTCGTGGCCATCCTCTTTGTCATCTGGCGCGAGCAGTTCTACGAGCAGCGAGCGACGTACCTGTACGAGTCGATGTCCGGTGACGACCGCGTTCTGGTCCCGATGCGCGGCAACTCAGCGGGACAGACGGCGATGCTGGGCGCACGACTCGCGGCCGCCCACGAAGCCGGAAAAGTCGTTCTGCTCGACATGGTTGCAGACAGCGACGCCGCCACGACCCAGCAATCGCTTATGCGAGACACGATACAGCTTGACATCCGGTCGGAGAACGGTGCAGAGTCGCCGCCGGCTCGGACCCGCCTCGTCGGTGATGGCGGTGACCCGGCCACCGCGGGGGCGTCACCCGACAAGACTGACCTCGAAGCGGAAGTCGACTGGCTGGAGACCCACGCCGACCGAATCGAGACGCGAACGGGCGTGTCCTGCCAGGTCGTCGTTGCGAGCGACGATGGCTCGCCGGCCAAGACGACGCTGCAAACCGCGGCCGAAACCAACTGCGACCTCATCGTCGCGCCCTACGAGAGCCAACACGGAGCGCTGACGCCGTATCTACAGCGGCTGTTCCGCAGTAAGAGCGACATCGTCGTCCATCGGTCCCGAAGCGACCGGACCCGCTGGAAACAGGTCATCGTCCCCGTGCGGTCTGTCAGCGACGTGGCCCACAATATGGTCGACTTCGCCACGCGACTGGCCGGTCGGAGCGGGCGGGTCGCCGTCGCGACCTGTATCGGCTCCCGCGGGGACCGCCGGCGGGCCGAGGAGATGCTCGCGGACCTCGTCGAACCGTACGAGGGCGCGTTCGAGACGCGGGTCCCGCGGACGGACATCCAGACGTTCCTGTCCGACATCGCCCCGCAGTACGACCTGGTCATGATCGGAGCGAGCCGCGACCGGAGCAAGGCGTCGCGGTTCATCTCGCCGCCGACGTTCGAACGGCTGGAGGACGTGGAGACGGACGTCGCTATCGTCGACCGCGGCCGGGCCTAG
- a CDS encoding DoxX family protein, translated as MGDDSSRSWLALGRLLFGLGVALQAAEDFRDMEDAIEYAESAGVPAPDLLAPLASGMMLVGGLGTAFWRLPRVSTGAVATFLAVVTPTMHDFWNADPDDRGGERLAFFGNLAMFGAAVTFLREAYSSD; from the coding sequence ATGGGTGACGACTCATCACGTAGCTGGCTCGCGCTTGGACGACTGTTGTTCGGCCTCGGCGTGGCCCTCCAGGCCGCTGAGGACTTCCGGGACATGGAAGACGCTATTGAGTATGCTGAGTCGGCGGGTGTCCCCGCACCGGACCTGCTGGCCCCGCTGGCCTCGGGGATGATGCTTGTCGGCGGGCTGGGGACGGCATTCTGGCGGCTCCCCCGTGTTTCGACCGGTGCTGTCGCCACGTTCCTTGCCGTTGTCACTCCGACGATGCACGACTTCTGGAACGCCGACCCGGACGACCGGGGCGGCGAGCGTCTGGCCTTCTTCGGCAACCTCGCGATGTTCGGCGCAGCGGTAACGTTCCTTCGCGAAGCCTACAGCAGTGACTGA
- a CDS encoding cation diffusion facilitator family transporter, with protein MSRRATLRRVGLLVLGVNLLLVLLKASIWLTTGSFAVQSEAVNSAADTAYSLVIVAGLYLTTRPPDFEHPHGHERIEPFVSLFVAAGIFAAGGFVLWNAGTALLTGDVSVTQGPAAVLVLVFSAVAKYALYRYCLRAGTDRNSPALIATAKDNRNDILTAGAALVGVAGAMAGYPIADPLAALVVAIGIIYTGIEVVQENVTYLVGGAPPEDLRREILRRALDHPKVSGAHDVIAHYVGPEIDVSLHIEVEGDLTLFEAHDIETAVIKSIEELPEVDDAFIHVDPKELGEWKDDEEVERLADLE; from the coding sequence ATGTCACGCCGCGCGACGCTCAGGCGAGTCGGCCTGCTCGTTCTCGGCGTCAACCTTCTCCTCGTGCTGCTGAAAGCCAGCATCTGGCTCACTACTGGGAGCTTCGCCGTCCAGTCCGAGGCGGTCAACAGCGCCGCCGACACCGCCTACTCGCTGGTCATCGTTGCTGGACTGTACCTGACGACGCGCCCGCCTGACTTCGAGCACCCCCACGGCCACGAGCGCATCGAGCCGTTCGTCTCGCTGTTCGTCGCCGCAGGTATCTTCGCCGCTGGCGGGTTCGTCCTCTGGAACGCCGGGACTGCCCTGTTGACCGGGGACGTCTCGGTGACACAGGGGCCAGCCGCTGTACTCGTACTCGTGTTCTCGGCAGTCGCGAAGTACGCCCTCTACCGCTACTGTCTCCGCGCGGGCACGGACCGTAACTCCCCGGCGCTCATTGCGACGGCGAAGGACAACCGCAACGACATCCTTACCGCGGGAGCGGCGCTTGTCGGCGTCGCTGGCGCGATGGCCGGCTACCCCATCGCTGACCCGCTGGCCGCCCTCGTCGTCGCAATCGGCATCATCTACACTGGTATCGAGGTCGTGCAGGAAAACGTCACGTATCTCGTCGGCGGCGCACCGCCGGAGGACCTCCGGCGCGAGATTCTCCGCCGCGCACTCGACCACCCGAAGGTCAGCGGCGCACACGATGTCATCGCTCACTACGTCGGTCCCGAAATCGACGTGAGCCTCCACATCGAGGTGGAGGGAGACCTGACACTGTTCGAGGCCCACGACATCGAGACGGCGGTCATCAAGTCCATCGAGGAGCTTCCGGAGGTCGACGACGCGTTCATCCACGTCGACCCGAAGGAACTCGGCGAGTGGAAAGACGACGAGGAAGTGGAACGGCTCGCTGACCTGGAGTGA
- the deoC gene encoding deoxyribose-phosphate aldolase: MDDIPDRIEHTILGPTTTPDDVRTCLDEALQYGMRACIPPWALPLATEYANVPLTAVIDFPHGQGQTDSVCKAAKLAWDAGADELDMVCNVGLLKAGEDDAVQDHITEVVASVPVPVKVIVEAPLLSDDELERVGQLVADADAAYLKTATGFSEGGATVHDVEILSKYLPVKASGGVGSWADAKEMFEAGAERIGASSGDTIVRGWQATTEGKTPAEPERDRDDADTTDGY, from the coding sequence ATGGACGATATACCAGACCGCATCGAACATACGATCCTCGGACCGACGACGACACCGGACGACGTGCGAACTTGCCTCGACGAGGCGCTCCAGTACGGAATGCGGGCGTGCATCCCCCCGTGGGCGCTCCCACTTGCGACTGAATACGCGAACGTCCCGCTCACGGCCGTTATCGACTTCCCCCATGGCCAGGGCCAGACCGACAGCGTCTGCAAGGCGGCCAAGCTGGCCTGGGACGCCGGAGCCGACGAACTGGATATGGTGTGCAACGTGGGCTTGCTCAAAGCCGGCGAGGACGATGCCGTTCAGGACCACATCACCGAAGTCGTCGCCAGCGTCCCGGTGCCCGTGAAGGTCATCGTCGAAGCGCCGCTGCTTTCCGACGACGAACTCGAACGGGTCGGACAGCTCGTTGCAGACGCCGACGCCGCGTATCTCAAGACTGCGACGGGATTCAGCGAGGGCGGCGCGACGGTCCACGACGTAGAGATTCTCAGCAAATACCTCCCGGTGAAAGCCAGCGGCGGCGTCGGGTCGTGGGCCGACGCCAAGGAGATGTTCGAGGCCGGGGCCGAGCGGATCGGTGCGTCGAGCGGCGATACCATCGTTCGGGGGTGGCAGGCCACGACGGAAGGCAAAACCCCGGCCGAACCGGAGCGAGATCGGGACGACGCGGACACAACCGACGGCTACTGA
- a CDS encoding potassium channel family protein — MYCPRAGSDLLPATQDVDMASLPVEVLMGIYLGLLVGVIPALVSWALGFSFKYFTGITVPGFGVVVLAIALAGVSGGLMALADKSITQAPNAERIITAIVLVGMVSLYAHSKGDQLGAEFPKRLSFQGLREKKLSADVVEFVGGRDEVRIRVVGDVADMEGYPPLSEPLRAEIRNEDWRFPADLRIGELERRMEERLKSAFDLGDAAVSIDEQGRATVVAAPPFSGLSKRVGDNRHAVSVDALLPTGLARNDEVTVLTEDAQVRGTVVSARSAPSADEMPAETPTEPEVADAEAPPTPVQAPTTDGGEGRLTVAVTRTDVQPLLRSAQPKVVVEPRGTHREYELVSLLRRAGSRFRRLTVRADGPLDGTTLRDASVREVYDVAIVAIRTPDGWKVAPRGDAAVEAGDELYAIGRRTDLDAFAEAVA; from the coding sequence ATGTACTGTCCGCGGGCCGGAAGCGATTTACTACCGGCCACGCAGGATGTGGACATGGCTTCGCTCCCGGTCGAGGTGTTGATGGGGATCTATCTGGGGCTGTTGGTGGGAGTGATACCGGCACTCGTGTCGTGGGCGCTGGGGTTCAGCTTCAAGTATTTTACCGGCATTACCGTGCCGGGGTTCGGTGTTGTCGTGCTGGCAATCGCACTCGCCGGCGTCAGCGGGGGCCTCATGGCACTGGCGGACAAGTCGATTACGCAGGCCCCCAACGCCGAGCGAATCATTACTGCAATCGTCCTCGTCGGGATGGTGTCGCTGTACGCTCACAGCAAGGGCGACCAGCTCGGGGCGGAGTTCCCGAAGCGGCTCTCTTTCCAGGGGCTCCGCGAGAAGAAACTCTCGGCGGACGTGGTCGAATTCGTCGGCGGCCGCGACGAGGTCCGTATCCGCGTTGTCGGCGACGTGGCCGACATGGAGGGGTACCCGCCGCTTTCGGAGCCACTCCGGGCCGAAATCCGCAACGAGGACTGGCGGTTCCCGGCCGACCTCCGCATCGGCGAACTCGAACGCCGGATGGAGGAGCGACTGAAATCGGCGTTCGACCTCGGCGATGCCGCCGTCTCGATAGACGAACAGGGGCGGGCGACGGTCGTCGCCGCGCCGCCGTTTTCGGGCCTGTCGAAACGTGTGGGCGACAACCGCCACGCCGTTTCGGTGGACGCGCTGTTGCCGACCGGGCTGGCCCGCAACGACGAGGTGACAGTGTTGACTGAGGACGCACAGGTCCGGGGGACCGTCGTTAGTGCCCGGTCGGCTCCGTCGGCCGATGAGATGCCCGCCGAGACGCCGACGGAACCGGAAGTCGCCGACGCCGAGGCACCGCCGACGCCGGTTCAGGCACCGACGACCGACGGCGGTGAGGGCCGACTTACCGTCGCCGTGACTCGGACGGACGTACAACCACTCCTGCGGTCGGCACAGCCGAAGGTCGTGGTCGAACCCCGCGGGACACACCGGGAATACGAACTCGTTTCCCTGCTCCGGCGGGCCGGAAGCCGGTTCCGCCGTCTCACAGTTCGCGCCGATGGCCCGCTCGACGGAACGACGCTCCGGGACGCTTCCGTTCGAGAGGTCTACGACGTTGCCATCGTCGCTATCAGGACGCCGGATGGCTGGAAGGTCGCGCCGCGTGGCGATGCGGCCGTCGAAGCCGGCGACGAACTGTACGCGATTGGCCGCCGCACCGACCTCGATGCCTTTGCGGAGGCGGTCGCATGA
- a CDS encoding TrkA C-terminal domain-containing protein — MTPLGAPLLAQIGSNLQLGIVSRTLVEGVVWLLAITVLAATPAGAIAVFYRWYVRERIQTGLALLFGLTAVVLIIGATTALSEVILGDDDVLAASAVLLNLAAFLAGGVGAYGGMRIGDRLGVDLFAATGGRNIDADVSEIVQTVGRVTSVRLPEDIDDIVGYDPMPEETKETLADRRFLFPRRLTKDELRDRLVGRLKTDYGVGHVDVELADDGTVEYLAVGSRAAGIGPTLPPSTNAVAIQADPAHAASAGDLVQVWEQAPSKRVLTGELRGVADDVVTVAIDAADTPKLDPQTKYKLVTLPVQDRSDREFASLLRAADETMGTATVESGSSLDGAPVGSLAVSVVAITRDDTAPETIPSRERVLAAGDTIYAIATPDALRRLEEATEGTGEPTSTAAVTDESGDDTADEDAQPGASDAADQSEQTDGTAESAADTTDANARDGTGDVDAADTDAGDMTDANADTDTTDTTTADKPTGTADEDGSADTAADAGSADVGADDRTTETGDEPTDDDPLEALRNADVEDASDDLTADGAFDDLPADDSDDTVEVWDPEERIGGADDEPAADEVDDSDSADSEATAEDADNVGDESTAGDESEKPN, encoded by the coding sequence ATGACGCCGCTCGGCGCGCCACTCCTCGCACAGATCGGTTCGAACCTGCAACTGGGGATAGTGTCACGGACGCTTGTCGAGGGCGTTGTCTGGCTCCTCGCTATTACGGTCCTCGCCGCGACGCCGGCTGGTGCTATCGCCGTCTTCTACCGCTGGTACGTCCGTGAACGGATTCAGACCGGGCTGGCGCTCCTGTTTGGACTGACTGCGGTCGTCCTCATTATCGGCGCGACGACCGCGCTCAGCGAGGTCATCCTCGGCGACGACGACGTGCTAGCGGCCAGCGCGGTCCTGTTGAATCTCGCCGCGTTCCTCGCCGGCGGCGTCGGGGCCTACGGCGGTATGCGCATCGGGGACCGGCTGGGCGTCGACCTCTTTGCCGCAACCGGCGGCCGAAACATCGACGCCGACGTGAGCGAGATCGTCCAGACCGTCGGCCGCGTCACATCCGTCCGCCTCCCCGAAGACATCGACGACATCGTCGGCTACGATCCGATGCCCGAGGAGACGAAAGAAACGCTCGCTGACCGTCGCTTTCTCTTCCCTCGGCGGCTGACGAAAGACGAACTCCGCGACCGGCTGGTTGGCCGGCTCAAGACCGACTACGGCGTCGGCCACGTCGACGTCGAACTGGCCGACGACGGCACCGTCGAGTATCTCGCCGTCGGCTCTCGGGCGGCCGGTATTGGCCCGACGCTGCCGCCCTCAACGAACGCCGTTGCCATCCAGGCCGACCCGGCCCATGCCGCAAGCGCCGGCGATCTGGTTCAGGTCTGGGAGCAAGCGCCGTCGAAACGCGTGCTCACCGGCGAACTCCGCGGCGTCGCCGACGACGTGGTGACGGTTGCTATCGACGCCGCCGACACGCCGAAACTCGACCCGCAAACCAAGTACAAGCTCGTCACGCTCCCGGTGCAGGACCGCTCCGACCGGGAGTTCGCCTCGCTGCTCCGGGCGGCCGACGAGACGATGGGCACGGCCACCGTCGAATCAGGGAGTTCGCTTGACGGCGCGCCGGTCGGCAGTCTGGCGGTCTCGGTGGTCGCGATCACCCGCGACGACACAGCACCGGAGACAATCCCGTCCCGCGAACGCGTCCTCGCGGCCGGTGACACAATCTACGCAATCGCTACCCCGGACGCGTTGCGCCGGCTGGAGGAAGCCACGGAAGGGACAGGCGAACCGACTTCCACGGCGGCTGTGACGGACGAGTCGGGAGACGATACTGCCGACGAGGACGCTCAGCCAGGCGCGTCTGACGCTGCTGACCAGAGCGAACAGACTGACGGGACGGCGGAATCAGCGGCCGATACGACTGATGCCAATGCCCGCGACGGCACAGGAGATGTCGACGCGGCCGATACCGATGCCGGTGATATGACGGACGCTAATGCGGACACAGACACGACTGACACCACCACCGCTGACAAGCCGACTGGCACCGCCGATGAGGATGGGTCGGCTGATACTGCTGCTGACGCTGGCTCGGCTGATGTCGGCGCTGACGACAGGACAACTGAGACCGGAGACGAACCCACGGACGACGACCCGCTGGAGGCACTCCGGAACGCCGATGTGGAGGACGCAAGCGACGATCTGACTGCGGACGGGGCGTTTGACGACCTGCCGGCGGACGACAGCGACGACACCGTCGAGGTGTGGGACCCCGAAGAGCGGATCGGTGGGGCGGACGACGAGCCTGCTGCCGACGAGGTCGACGACAGCGACTCGGCGGACTCCGAAGCGACCGCCGAGGACGCAGACAATGTAGGCGACGAATCGACTGCGGGTGACGAATCGGAGAAGCCAAACTGA
- a CDS encoding tRNA (N(6)-L-threonylcarbamoyladenosine(37)-C(2))-methylthiotransferase has translation MARYHIETYGCTSNRGETQQIEQALREGGHHPADGPESADVAILNTCTVLEKTERNMLARAKELDKETPADLVITGCMALAQGEEFQSADIDAEVLHWDDVPQYVLNGECPTITPDTETVLNGVVGILPIARGCMSDCSYCITKQATGRIESPSVEENVEKARALVHAGAKEIRITGQDTGVYGWDTNQGTSLLPELLDRICSDIDGDFRVRVGMANPKGLHGVRDELAAVFAEHDKLYNFIHAPVQSGSDDVLADMRRQHAVSEYLEVVETLDDQLDYWTLSTDFIVGFPTEEPADHEQSMALLRETRPEKINVTRFSKRPGTDADDMKGLGGQTKKDRSKEMSEAKMELMAEAYEEMVGHTSSVLLVEDGTDESLVGYDEAYRQVVIADAEKRGLEIGDTVDVEITSHNTVYAFGEPVERAQVAD, from the coding sequence ATGGCCCGGTATCACATCGAGACGTACGGGTGCACCTCGAACAGAGGTGAGACCCAGCAGATCGAGCAGGCGCTCCGGGAAGGCGGGCACCACCCCGCCGACGGGCCGGAGTCCGCCGACGTGGCGATCCTCAACACCTGTACGGTGCTTGAGAAGACCGAACGCAATATGCTCGCACGGGCCAAAGAACTCGACAAGGAAACGCCGGCCGACCTCGTCATCACGGGCTGTATGGCGCTCGCGCAGGGCGAAGAGTTCCAGAGCGCCGACATCGACGCCGAAGTGCTCCACTGGGACGACGTCCCGCAGTACGTCCTCAACGGCGAGTGCCCGACGATCACGCCGGACACCGAAACGGTGCTCAACGGCGTCGTCGGCATCCTCCCCATCGCCCGGGGCTGTATGTCAGACTGTTCCTACTGCATCACCAAGCAGGCGACCGGTCGAATCGAATCGCCCTCTGTCGAGGAGAACGTTGAGAAGGCCCGCGCGCTCGTCCACGCCGGCGCAAAGGAAATCCGTATCACCGGCCAGGACACGGGCGTCTACGGCTGGGATACGAACCAAGGGACGAGCCTCCTGCCGGAGCTACTCGACCGCATCTGTTCCGACATCGACGGCGACTTCCGGGTCCGTGTTGGCATGGCGAACCCGAAGGGACTCCATGGCGTCCGAGACGAACTCGCGGCGGTGTTCGCCGAGCACGACAAACTGTACAACTTCATCCACGCACCCGTCCAGTCCGGCAGCGACGACGTGCTGGCAGATATGCGCCGCCAGCACGCCGTTTCGGAGTATCTGGAGGTCGTCGAGACACTGGACGACCAGCTGGACTACTGGACGCTGTCGACGGACTTCATCGTCGGCTTCCCGACCGAGGAGCCGGCCGACCACGAGCAGTCGATGGCGCTGCTTCGCGAGACCCGCCCTGAAAAGATCAACGTCACGCGCTTCTCGAAGCGGCCCGGCACCGACGCTGACGACATGAAGGGACTCGGCGGCCAGACTAAGAAGGACCGCTCGAAGGAAATGAGCGAGGCGAAGATGGAACTGATGGCCGAGGCCTACGAAGAGATGGTCGGTCACACGTCTTCGGTGTTGCTCGTCGAGGACGGTACCGACGAGTCGCTGGTGGGCTACGACGAGGCCTACCGGCAGGTCGTCATCGCCGACGCAGAGAAACGAGGCCTCGAAATCGGCGACACGGTCGACGTGGAGATCACGAGCCACAACACCGTGTACGCCTTCGGCGAGCCGGTCGAGCGGGCGCAGGTCGCGGACTAA
- a CDS encoding nucleoside phosphorylase, which yields MAKQPHLLVEPGDLTDIALVPGDPGRVDRIAGLCDDHEVVAENREYKLVNATYDGRELTICSTGIGSPSTAIAVEELEAVGVETLIRVGTTGALQEGIEIGDMVVANGAAKDEGTSQRYESKAVPAVPDYDVLSSLVDAAEANDEDVHVGPIATDDAFYAETDEYINDWEAAGLLAVEMEAAALFSLCRRKGLRSGAICTVDGNLVEGTQKGETEDEELPEKAKNNVERAIEISLTATTSL from the coding sequence ATGGCGAAACAACCGCATCTACTCGTCGAACCGGGTGACCTGACAGACATCGCGCTCGTGCCGGGCGACCCCGGCCGCGTCGACCGCATCGCCGGTCTCTGTGACGACCACGAGGTCGTCGCGGAGAACCGCGAGTACAAACTCGTCAACGCGACCTACGACGGCCGCGAACTGACGATCTGTTCGACCGGCATCGGGTCGCCGTCGACGGCCATCGCCGTCGAGGAACTGGAGGCGGTCGGCGTCGAGACGCTCATCCGCGTCGGAACGACTGGCGCGCTTCAGGAAGGCATCGAAATCGGGGACATGGTCGTCGCCAACGGCGCGGCCAAGGACGAGGGAACGTCCCAGCGCTACGAATCCAAGGCCGTCCCGGCCGTCCCCGATTACGACGTCCTCTCGTCGCTGGTCGACGCCGCCGAGGCAAACGACGAGGACGTTCACGTCGGCCCCATCGCCACGGACGACGCCTTCTACGCCGAGACGGACGAGTACATCAACGACTGGGAGGCCGCCGGCCTGCTGGCCGTCGAGATGGAGGCCGCCGCGCTGTTCTCCCTGTGTCGCCGTAAGGGCCTGCGCTCGGGCGCTATCTGTACCGTCGACGGGAACCTCGTCGAGGGGACACAGAAGGGCGAAACCGAGGACGAGGAACTCCCCGAGAAAGCCAAGAACAACGTCGAGCGCGCCATCGAAATCAGTCTGACGGCGACCACGTCGCTGTAA
- a CDS encoding DUF63 family protein — protein sequence MVLPSGLALPPLEYTVALLAGTLVVTALLYALEPPIDQRTVVALTPWMALGGALHAFHQPPIEAYRPVVAPLFGAPAVYLTTFVTLGVVWITLTLFSVRRGHSETISRNLGYIGIGLLTVLLVIAVVMALESGLLGLIWPTVAVVVAIVVTAVTVLAVALWRTPVVVRMRYAAPTVVFAHMLDGVSTAVGADVIGITERTPIPARIMEFAGTLPTAPYLGKGWLFVFVKLLVAIAVVFLLDDYLEEDPVEASLLLAVVTAVGIGPATNNIVLFLFSPV from the coding sequence ATGGTACTGCCTTCGGGGTTAGCGCTCCCGCCGCTTGAGTACACTGTGGCGCTGCTTGCGGGCACACTCGTAGTGACAGCGCTGTTGTACGCCCTCGAACCACCGATCGACCAGCGGACCGTGGTCGCCCTGACGCCATGGATGGCGCTCGGCGGCGCGCTCCACGCGTTCCACCAGCCACCGATTGAAGCGTACAGACCCGTGGTTGCACCGCTGTTCGGAGCACCGGCGGTGTACCTGACGACGTTCGTCACGCTTGGTGTCGTCTGGATCACGTTGACGCTGTTCAGCGTCCGGCGCGGCCATAGCGAGACCATATCGCGTAATCTGGGGTACATCGGTATCGGACTCCTGACGGTGCTGCTCGTCATCGCCGTCGTGATGGCACTGGAGTCCGGCCTGCTGGGACTCATCTGGCCGACCGTCGCCGTCGTCGTCGCAATCGTCGTGACTGCCGTGACGGTGCTTGCGGTCGCGCTGTGGCGGACACCGGTCGTCGTCCGGATGCGCTACGCGGCCCCGACGGTCGTGTTCGCGCATATGCTCGATGGCGTCTCGACGGCGGTCGGCGCTGACGTTATCGGCATCACGGAGCGAACGCCGATACCGGCCCGTATTATGGAGTTCGCCGGCACGCTCCCGACAGCGCCGTATCTCGGCAAAGGCTGGCTGTTCGTGTTCGTCAAACTGCTCGTGGCGATTGCGGTCGTCTTCCTGCTCGATGACTATCTCGAAGAGGATCCCGTCGAAGCGAGCCTCTTGCTCGCGGTTGTGACCGCCGTCGGCATCGGCCCGGCCACGAACAATATCGTCCTGTTCCTGTTCAGCCCGGTCTGA